From the Clostridium cagae genome, the window ATATATTAGACCCTGAATTATTCCTGCTTTTTCAGTTAAAAATCCAGCCATAATTGTTCCAGCAATAAAATAACCTATAATCATGAAAACTCCACTAATAGAAAATGCTACTGTATTATTTACAAACGATTTGTTACCTTTTGTTTTTTCTAAAATATATCCCGTAATATAAGCCATTGCACCTTTAATAATTAGAGTAAATGGCGCCCATAAATAATAACCACCTAATGCATCAACAAGAAACATTCCTAGTGCACTTGATACAGCCCCTTTTTTCTTTCCAAGTAATATTACCGATAAAAATACCATGCAATCCCCAATGTGAATAAAACCTCCAAGTGATGGAATTTTAATTATACTACCAGCTAAATATACTAATGCTATCATAAGCCCCATTAACACTAATTCTTTAACATTTAAAGTTTTACTTTCACTTTGCATAATTTTTTCCCCCTAAAAATAAATTTAATGAGATCATTATATATTTTAACTTCCCCATCTGCAAATGTACCCATACAATCATTTTTTATATTATATGTGCTTACTAAATAAAAACCATTGAAAACAAAGTGATCATGCATATATCCACACTCTAGTTCCACCCCCATATACATTATGTGAAATACTAATTATTGTAATAATTGACTTACATCTATGCAATACCTATAATATAAGTATTATTATTTACCTTAGAAAGAGGGGTTTTTATGTCAGAAAACACAGTTGAAAGCAAAAAAGTAATATTTAGTGGTATTCAACCTTCTGGTGATTTAACTTTAGGAAATTACCTTGGAGCTTTAAAAAATTGGGTGAAATTACAAGATAAATTTGAAACATATTATTGCGTGGTTGATTTGCATGCTATAACAGTACGTCAAAAACCTGCTGATTTAAGAAGAAGAACTTTAGAATTATTATCTATATATCTTGCTGCAGGAATAGACCCAAATAAAAATACATTATTTATACAATCTCATGTGCCAGCTCATACTGAAGCTGCATGGATACTTACTTGTAATACTTATATGGGTGAACTTAGTAGAATGACTCAATACAAAGATAAATCTCAAAAGTATGGTGATTCAATAGCATCTGGTTTATTTAATTATCCAGTATTAATGGCTGCAGACATACTTTTATATAATACAGATTTAGTTCCAGTTGGTGCTGATCAAAAGCAACATTTAGAATTAACAAGAGATATTGCTGCAAGATTTAATAATACTTATAGTGATACTTTTAAGATACCTGATCCATACATTCCAAAAGCTGGAGCAAAAATAATGAGTCTTCAAGATCCATTAAAGAAAATGTCAAAATCAGATGACAATCCTAACGGCTTTATATTAATCATGGATCCACCAGACGTTATTAAGAGAAAAGTTAGTAAATCTGTAACAGATAGTCTTGGTATAGTAAATTATACTGATGACCAACCTGGAGTTAAAAACTTATTAAACATATTAGGTACTATTAAAGGTGTTGAACCTACATCTTTAGTTGCAAATTATGAAGGCAAAGGTTATGCAGAACTTAAAAATGATGTAGCTGATGCTGTAATTGAGGAATTAGTTCCAGTCCAAGAAAAAGTTAAAGAATTCTTAAAAGATAAGAAAAAACTTGAAGAAATTTATTCAGAAGGTGCTAAAAAAGCGTCTTATATAGCAAATAAAACTTTAAGAAAAATGCAAAAGAAAGTTGGATTCATTCCAAGATAAAGTTTTTAAAACAAAAAGCTATGATTTTTAAATCATAGCTTTTTGTTTTAAAAAATATTGATATCTTAAATTAATTTTATTTTTCATCCCATGGATTGCCTTTTAGATATTCTATAAAAGGCTCTCTTAATTCTTCTCTTTTTAATGCAAATTCTACTGTTGCTTGTAGAAACCCAAGTTTATCTCCTACATCATATCTTCTGCCTTCAAAATTATAAGCATACATTGCTTCTTTACTAATTAAAGTTTTTAATGCGTCAGTTAGTTGAATTTCTCCGCCTTTTCCTGGCTTTGTGTTTTCTAATATATTAAATATTTCAGGTGTTATAATATATCTCCCTAAAATAGCTACATTACTAGGTGCTTCTTCTACTGATGGCTTCTCAACTAAATCCTTTACTTTATAGACTCTATCTTCTATATGAAGTCCATCAACTATTCCGTATTTTGATACGTTTTCTTGTGCTACAGTTTGAACACCTAAAATAGTAGTATTATACTCACTAAAACAATCTATTAATTGTTTTAAACATGGTTTTTCACTGTCAACAACATCATCACCTAATAAAACTGCAAAAGGTTCATTACCCACAAATGTTTTTGCACAATGAATTGCATGACCTAATCCTTTAGGTTCTTTTTGTCTAATATAATGTATATCAACCATATCAGAAATATTTCTTACTAATTCTAAAAGTTCTTCTTTTCCTGACTTTTCTAATTCAAATTCTAATTCTATAGATTTATCAAAATGATCTTCTATACACTTTTTATTTCTTCCTGTTATAATAAGTATTTCTTCTATTCCCGATGCAACTGCCTCTTCAATTATGTATTGAATTGTTGGTTTGTCAACTATAGGAAGCATTTCCTTTGGTTGCGCTTTAGTTGCTGGTAAAAATCTTGTTCCTAGTCCAGCTGCTGGAATAATGGCTTTTTTAACTTTCATTTTTATATCTTCCTCTCATAAAGTTATATTTTTAACTTTAAATAAAGTTTTTGTTTGTAATTTCAACTATTCTTATGTTATCACATATTTACCAAAGTGTTAATATGTAATAGAAACTCTTAATGTATACTTGCTTAAGTTGCAAATATTTAAAGGTTTTTTTAATATTTATTCAAAATTTTAATATTTTTATTATGCTTTTCACTTAAATCATGGGTGATATATTGTTATTTAGTATTGAGGATATACTAATGTTATGTTAATATCTAAAAGTATTACTTATTATAAAATTTGTGATTAGTATTACTTTACTATAAAATTCTTAATAATTTAAGGAGGAAACTATTATGAAAAAAAATACAAAAGATATAATTATAATAGGCTTTGCTTTATTCGCTATGTTTTTTGGTGCTGGTAATTTAATATTCCCACCATTTTTAGGTCACATGGTTGGTGATCAATATATTTTAGGTGTTATAGGTTTTGTTTGTACCGGTGTGGGTTTACCACTTCTTGCAATAATTGCTACAACCAAAGGTGATGGTACCTTTGAAACAATGGCTTCTAAAATAGGTCCAAAATTTGCTATAATTTTTGCCACAATACTATTTATAGCAATTGGTCCAATGCTTGCAATTCCTAGAACTGCTGCAACTACATATGAATTAACTATAAATCCGTTAGTACCAAGCTTAAGCCCCCTTATTTCAATGATAATATATTTTGGAATAAACTTAATCTTTGTACTAAAAAGATCTACTATAATTGATACTATTGGTAAGTATCTTACCCCTGCATTAATACTTATATTAACATTTATAATTGTTAAAGGAGTAATATCTCCTATCGGACATGTTGTTTCTACTGATGCAACTTCCGTATTATCCTCTTCATTTATAGAAGGCTATCAAACAATGGATGCACTAGCTGGTTTATTATTTGCTTCTGTAATAACAACTACTTTAAGACAAAAAAAATATTCAGACAAAGAGATACTTCCAATGACAATTAAGTCAAGTGGAGTTGCAATAGTTGGTCTAGCATTTATTTATGGAGGTTTAATGTACTTAGGAGCTCAAACAAGTGGATTCGATATACCTGATTTAAGTAAAACAGGTTTACTATTATTAAT encodes:
- a CDS encoding ECF transporter S component, which codes for MQSESKTLNVKELVLMGLMIALVYLAGSIIKIPSLGGFIHIGDCMVFLSVILLGKKKGAVSSALGMFLVDALGGYYLWAPFTLIIKGAMAYITGYILEKTKGNKSFVNNTVAFSISGVFMIIGYFIAGTIMAGFLTEKAGIIQGLIYASKDIVGNIIQVTTGVVMALPLSGILLKAKKAVLN
- the trpS gene encoding tryptophan--tRNA ligase, encoding MSENTVESKKVIFSGIQPSGDLTLGNYLGALKNWVKLQDKFETYYCVVDLHAITVRQKPADLRRRTLELLSIYLAAGIDPNKNTLFIQSHVPAHTEAAWILTCNTYMGELSRMTQYKDKSQKYGDSIASGLFNYPVLMAADILLYNTDLVPVGADQKQHLELTRDIAARFNNTYSDTFKIPDPYIPKAGAKIMSLQDPLKKMSKSDDNPNGFILIMDPPDVIKRKVSKSVTDSLGIVNYTDDQPGVKNLLNILGTIKGVEPTSLVANYEGKGYAELKNDVADAVIEELVPVQEKVKEFLKDKKKLEEIYSEGAKKASYIANKTLRKMQKKVGFIPR
- the galU gene encoding UTP--glucose-1-phosphate uridylyltransferase GalU is translated as MKVKKAIIPAAGLGTRFLPATKAQPKEMLPIVDKPTIQYIIEEAVASGIEEILIITGRNKKCIEDHFDKSIELEFELEKSGKEELLELVRNISDMVDIHYIRQKEPKGLGHAIHCAKTFVGNEPFAVLLGDDVVDSEKPCLKQLIDCFSEYNTTILGVQTVAQENVSKYGIVDGLHIEDRVYKVKDLVEKPSVEEAPSNVAILGRYIITPEIFNILENTKPGKGGEIQLTDALKTLISKEAMYAYNFEGRRYDVGDKLGFLQATVEFALKREELREPFIEYLKGNPWDEK
- the brnQ gene encoding branched-chain amino acid transport system II carrier protein — translated: MKKNTKDIIIIGFALFAMFFGAGNLIFPPFLGHMVGDQYILGVIGFVCTGVGLPLLAIIATTKGDGTFETMASKIGPKFAIIFATILFIAIGPMLAIPRTAATTYELTINPLVPSLSPLISMIIYFGINLIFVLKRSTIIDTIGKYLTPALILILTFIIVKGVISPIGHVVSTDATSVLSSSFIEGYQTMDALAGLLFASVITTTLRQKKYSDKEILPMTIKSSGVAIVGLAFIYGGLMYLGAQTSGFDIPDLSKTGLLLLISNSVLGNIASTLIGTAIGLACLTTSIGLLTAGSSFFEKISNGKLPYKINAIAISVISIVIGCLGVDNIVKISSPILSILYPVTITLIITTLADKYITNIRAIRLAVYTSLLFGILEIVPSINLNFIPLGSLGFAWILPTLIAMIIGYIAFPLRKQDVSSLV